A single Lolium perenne isolate Kyuss_39 chromosome 6, Kyuss_2.0, whole genome shotgun sequence DNA region contains:
- the LOC127334527 gene encoding uncharacterized protein — MPTSSTPPAPATPASAAATPRRRRRRLLPSSGSASFAASPSSSPFSFFAPSPSPFHRFLPSPLRASTVPFSWEHRPGIPKTPARARSSKTGGKKPLPLPPSLLCRSDDPYDPSSVVPVEYAALPAGRLGRVRVRRRRRQRVGNALAEWCSAFSLYRSCKRAAACIAAKLKSA, encoded by the coding sequence ATGCCCACTTCCTCCACTCCACCCGCGCCGGCGACGCCtgcgtccgccgccgccaccccacGCCGACGCCGGCGACGCCTCCTCCCGTCCAGCGGCAGCGCCTCCTTCGCCGCCTCCCCGTCGTCATCCCCATTCTCCTTCTTCGCGCCCTCGCCGTCGCCCTTCCACCGGTTCCTCCCCTCCCCGCTCCGCGCCTCCACCGTGCCCTTCTCGTGGGAGCACCGCCCGGGCATCCCCAAGACGCCCGCGCGGGCCCGCTCCTCCAAGACCGGCGGCAAGAAGCCGCTCCCGCTCCCGCCCTCGCTCCTCTGCAGGTCAGACGACCCCTACGACCCATCATCCGTCGTCCCCGTCGAGTACGCCGCGCTGCCGGCCGGCCGCCTCGGGAGGGTGCGTGTCCGCCGCCGGAGGAGGCAGCGGGTCGGCAACGCCCTCGCCGAGTGGTGCTCCGCGTTCAGCCTCTACCGCTCctgcaagcgcgccgccgcctgcATCGCCGCCAAGCTCAAGTCGGCGTGA